Below is a genomic region from Tolypothrix sp. NIES-4075.
CAACGCACCATCAATAAGAGTGCTTTTTCAGCCACGTAAGCAGAAAATGGCGCAGTCTATTATGTGAGATACATTATGAGAATTTTGATAGTTGAAGATGACTCGCGCATTGCTAAACCATTAGCGGAGTATTTAAGACGACAACACCATATTGTGGATATAACAACCGATGGGCTTGAGGGGTGGGAATGTTCTCAGTCAGGATTATACGAGTTAATTTTATTAGATTTAATGCTTCCTAAATTAGATGGAATTACTCTATGTAAGCGTTTACGTGCTGCTTCATCTAATGCCCTAATATTAATGCTGACAGCACGAGATACAACAGGCGATAAAATTGTTGGACTTGATGCTGGTGCTGATGATTATTTAGTTAAGCCATTTGAATTAAAAGAGTTAGCAGCACGCATCAGGGCTTTAGCTCGAAGAACTTCAGAGATTCGTCCCCAGATTTTAATTTATGGTGATTTGCAATTAGACCCAGCAAGTCAACATGTTACTTATGCGGGAAATATCATATCATTAACTCCTAAAGAATATATGATATTAGAATATTTTTTGAGAAACCCAAATCAAGTTTTCACTCGTTCGGCAATTCTTGACAAACTGTGGAACTTTGATAAATCTTCGGGAGAAGGAAGTATTAAAACTCATATTACAAATTTGCGGAATAAACTCAGAGCATGTGGAAGTTCAGAAGACTTAATTGAAAATATCTATGGCATTGGTTATCGTCTAGGGCAGAAGTAAAATAATTCGTAATTCGTAATTCAGTTTTGTCAGTGGCATTTAGAAAGATCCATAAAACTTGCCGCTTGTTAGTTGCTCTTTACTTAACCACCCAGGATTTCTTAATCTTAGTACAACATTTCATTAATACGAGCGCGAATTCTCTGCGTACCTCTGCGCTACCTGGTGCGCGACGGCAGTCGCTACAACGGGGGGAACCCCAACGCCAGGTGCGTGACTGTCGGGCATTGCCGCGTGCGAGTAGCATTGAAACCAAAATGTACGCTAACGACCGATTCCTGTGATAACGATAAAATTTCTACCTTCTTCAAAGCCTCATTCTCACGCCCGAATTCAGGCTTTGAGCGTATTTTTCCTGTGATAAGAATCTTTATCACAGGAACTTGACTGTTTTAAGGCGGTGATTAAAAGCTAAATGCGGTAAGCATTTTGGGCTTAACGTACATTTCTGTTCCAATGCTACTCACGGGCGATTGCCCGCCCAACGCACTGTCTCCGCAATGCGCTGGCTCCCCTCTGCGTTTACATTTCAACCCTCAATTCACCACGATTTTACGCAAAGTTGTACTTAGTCAATTTTTCAGTTAATAATTAACAATTTTATAGCGATAAATAATGTGTTTCAAAAAATTCGGTATCGGTTGTTGTTGTCTTACTTAATGGTGTTTGCATCGCTGCTAGGAATATTTGCGATCGCAGTGCGAGTTGCTTTCACTCGCAGTCTGACTGAACAAATAACAGATAAACTCGCAGCCATAGGCAAAGGTGCGGCTGCAAATGTAGAATTTGAAAAAGGTCGCCTAACGATTGAAAGTGACTTTCGTCCACAAGATTTAATTGCTTCTCATCAAGCATTGCAGTGGTTTGATATTCAGGGAAATTTAATTACCCAACAAGGAAAAACTGTTTTAACTTTACCCTTGTTACCAAACAAGATGGTACAAGTTCAGACAGGCAAAATTCCTATTCAAGCAGTGATTGTGCCAATTCTAAAGAGCGATAATGGTGAACTAGTTGGGTATGTGAGGGTGAGTCAATCATTAGAAGAATTTGATGAAACTCTGCAAAAACTGGACTGGGGATTAGGTGGTGGAATTATTATAACTTTGGTTCTTAGTAGTATTGCCGGAATTTTCCTAACTCGTCAAGCAATGCAACCGATTGAGGAAAGTTTTGAAAGGCTTAAACAGTTTACTGCTGATGCTTCCCACGAACTACGCAGTCCGTTAATGGCAATCAAAATTAATGCTGAGTTAGCGTTAGAATATCCAGAAGAAATAGGGCCAAAAGATGCAGAAAAATTTCAGGCGATCGCCAGTGCTACGAACCAAATGACTCGCCTCACAGAAGACCTATTGCTATTAGCACGCACCGATAAAATCCCCAATCAGAATAGGGATACTCTGAATTTAACGTCAATATTAGAAAACCTAATCCAATTATATAAACCTCAAGCTGAAGCCAAACAAATTAACTTAACATCTCAATTAATTGGAAATCTTCAGCTAATAGGTGATTCAGTTCAATTAACGCGACTATTTACTAATTTAGTTGAAAACGCACTTTACTACACACCATCGGGAGGCGTAGTAGAAATTAAAACCAGTCGTGTTGGTTCCCAGCTTTATGTCAACGTGCAAGATACAGGTGTGGGAATTGCACCAGAGTATATTGACAAGGTTTTTGAGCGTTTTTGGCGAGCAGATCAGTCTCGTTCTTATTGGTCAGGTGGTTCTGGTTTAGGGCTAGCGATCGCTCAAGCGATCGCCCAAAATCACGGTGGATTAATTAGTGTTACGAGTCAATTAGGAGTTGGTAGTTGCTTTACTGTGCGTTTACCAACTTCTTGACTGGGAGCATCTCAATGAGTGTAAAAACACGCTTGCCCTGGCGAATGGAATTCGCGTCTACACAAACCAAGTCCGGATGGTGCGCGGACTCAAAGAATTTGAAACCCACGGAGGTGGGTTTTGTCTGTATAGCCGCGATTTCTAATCGCCAGGTATATTTGCAAAGGTGAGATGCTCCCATCAAAACTTGATAAACTCAAGTTATTTACTTACTTCTCCTGTTCACTAGTTTCTGGAACTTGAATACTACTTTTAGGACGAGTAGCTTCATTCTTCTCATCTTGTTGATTGGCATTCTCAGCGTAGAGAACTTTGCCATTACCAGCATCTACTGTAACTTCTTGCTGACCAATTTCTACAGCATAAATTAAGTTACCATCTTCATTTTCGAGTTTGACGCTTTTTGCCTTACCTCCCACAGATGCTTCAGCTGCTTGCTGTGCTTGTTGTGCTGTAATTTTAGCTAGCGGTTGCAGTTTTGCTGCTTCTTGTGCATCATCGTTTGTTTCACCGTCCCCATCACTGACTTCAGCAACTTGGGTAGCGCTATGATGCTGACGCACAATTGCTACGAAAGATTGTGGTTGTTTTGCAAACACAACTCTCGACAATCCAGCAAGTCCCAAAGTACCAACAAAAGCTGCTGCTAAAATAATTTTTGTTGAAGTTTTCATACTTGTAAAATCCCTTGAAGTCTGGGTTTGTATTTTTACAGTAGGTAATAAAAGTCAAGAAATAGTCAAGATTAGTTTGAATTCAATAATTTTAATATCAAATATTAAAATTAACTTTCCAGGAGATATTTTAGCTATTTTTAGTACCTAAGACGGAGAAAATTCCGTTTTCAATCAAATCTTGACTATTTCTTGACTTTTACTGTGTAAAGTACAGTCATTCAGTAACTTCTGACAACACAGCTAACTTGAAAATGTAATGTAATCTCACTTGAATAGACAAATAAAAATAAAGAAGGGGAAAGATTATGAAGAAGATTTTAAACAGGGTTCCAGAGGTGACAATTTACTTCTGGATTATTAAAGTTTTGGCAACTACAGTAGGTGAAACCGCAGCAGATTTTCTGTCAGCAACCCTGAACCTTGGTTTAGGGGTTACATCCTACATTATGAGCAGTGTGTTATTGATTGCGTTGTTGAATCAGTTTAAGCTAAAACGCTATGTTCCAGTAAGTTTCTGGTTTGTGGTCGTTTTGATAAGTATCGTTGGCACACTAATCACTGATAGATTAGTAGACGAGTTTGGAGTTAGTTTGGTGACAACTACTGTGATTTTTAGTATTTCCTTGTTGGTAGTTTTTGCGCTCTGGTATTCAAACGAAAAAACATTAGCCATGCACTCCATTAATACAGCTAAAAGAGAGCTTTTTTATTGGGTGGCTGTTTTGTTTACGTTTGCCTTGGGCACTGCAACAGGAGACCTCTTAGCAGAGTCTTTGAGATTGGGTTATGCACAATCAGCACTGATATTTGGTGCTTCAATTGCAATTATAGCGATCGCTTATTATTACTTGCGGATGAATGCAGTTTTGGCATTCTGGTTAGCCTACATCTTAACTCGTCCACTTGGAGCATCTATGGGTGATTTACTGTCACAACCAATTAAACAAGGTGGACTCGGTTTCGGTACAGTTGGAACTAGTATAATTTTTCTTTCAATAATCGTAAGTTTGGTTATTTACTTAAGCCTGAAGCAAAAGAAATTAGCTTTACAGCCAATTGACCGACAAGATTGAGAGCGCGATCGCTGTGATGATTGGCATTCTCTAAATCTGTAAGTTTCAATAAATTGCCAAAATCTGAAAAATTTTTACTTAGAAGAATGACTTACTATTTTTTATTGTGAAAAAAAAATGAACAAAGTTGCAAAAGTCACAATTTTCTTCTGGATCATGAAGATTATCGCCACGACGCTGGGCGAAACGGCAGGTGACTTCATCTCAATGTCTCTTGGGCTGGGGTATTACATCGCCTTTGCCGTAACGTTCGCCATTCTAGCTATTCTCTTGTTTTTTCAAATTCAATCCGACAGATATCGTCCAGCCCTTTACTGGTTGGCGATCATCGCCACAACCACAGCCGGAACCGAAGTTTCAGACTTGATGGATCGATCGCTCGGACTGGGTTACGCACTGGGATCGCTGATCCTCGTAGCCGGTTTGTTGAGCGTTCTTGCTATCTGGTACTACCGGGATCGGGATCTGAGCGTTTATCCGATTATCAGGAAAGACGCAGAGACCACCTATTGGCTGGCTGTCGTGTTCTCCAACAGTTTGGGAACCGCCTTTGGTGACTTTTTGACAAGCAACTTGGGACTGAGCTATGTCCAGGGCGCATTGGTGACAGGCGGTGTCATTGGTGTTGTCATTGCCCTTCACTACGTAACAAAGTTGAGCGATATTCTCCTATTCTGGCTCGCGTTCATCTTCACGCGACCCTTCGGAGCCACCTTCGGAGATTTTCTTACCAAACCAATCAAAGATGGCGGTCTATCACTGCCAAGGGAATATGCTTCAGCGATCGCCTTTATCCTGCTCGCAGTTGTCCTATTCTTTTCGGTGCGAAAGGAGAAAAAAGTGCGTCAGCCAATTGAGTAATGCGTTTAAGCAGATAGATGACTCACCCCATAATAGGGGTCACCGTGCCCATTCGGGTTTTTTGTACGCGCTCGAAATTTTCAAGTGCCTGGAACGACGATTTTTCGTTCAAACTAGATCAAAACTAGCAGCATAATTGTTGTGGCTCGCAAACATAAACACTCTGGCTTGCAAACAAGACAATTTTCGGCTCAAATTAAGGGTCTTGTCCACTTTTGGTGATCATGTTCGGGGATGCTCCCGATTGAGCGATCGCAAAAACACACTTCGCTTTCCGTGCGGTTATAGTGATGTGATATTCGGTCTTTTCTGGTTACTGAGCACCAGTTCAGCCCCCGACTGGCTGATGTGGGAGAGGCTTGATCGAGATGGCTATTCGGTGCAACGGCAATTTAACAGGCGATCGCGCTCCACTCAAAGCGAAGAAGAACGTAAGCGCTCATTACCAGCACAATTAATTATTTTTTGCGACCGATTTTATGGCGCGTGAATTAAGCGCAGCTTATCAGTCGAAGAAAAACAGAATTTGTTGGAGCGTGATTCATCAGGTTTGCTTAATCGGGGTAAAAAGCAGGGCAAACGCATCTTAATTATTTTTGACAAAAACCTTAACTAGTGTATCAACGGGAGAACAAGAATTTGTTGGGGGAATTGGTTTTTCAGGGGTTAAGGCGATGCCTACGGCAAGCCGCAAAGCGTCTACGCTGAAAATATTGTCAATAAAGCCCAAATTAATGCGATTACTTTGGACTTTATTGACATTGATAGGTTCTTGTTGACTGTCCGGCGTTTGCCCTGCCCTCCCCATGAATGCCCGAACCATCTGGCATTCATGGGGAACAAGGGTTTAAGACCCCGACTCAATCGAAGATTGAGTGGACTCAATTCAGCTTTGGGTCTGAATGCCATAGCTGAAGTACTCATAGCTGCCAAGTGAGCCTCCCGCTTCCGCTACCTTATTAAATAAAAATTTACATGATATCTACGGTATTTCCACTAATCTTTTAATGGGGTTAAACAAACTATATAAATTAGGAAATCAAACAATGAACTATTAATATATGCTTAAATATTTCTTAACCTTAGAAGTAGAAAAAATTTTTTTACATTAAACAAATGTAAAAATAAGCTCCTTGTAATTCCTCACAATTCACTTCCATTTTTAGTGGTAAATTTCGGAAATGCCTTGCAGAAATTCTTACAGATAGGCTTGATTAAAAATTTTACTGCTGAAGTTTTAGCTAGTGACGCTGCGGTTATTAACTCTATTGTTGGTAATAAGCTCTTGCTGGCTTTGATGTCGAAACAACAAACACATACTCCTTTTTATGAAGTATCACACGATGAAGAAAATACTTTTTATTGCTACGTCTATTTTGTTAAGCGCAGCAATTACTTGTGATAGTGTTGTTGCCGAACGTGGTGCCGTTACGAACACATGGACTGTGGCAGAAGATTCCACAGAAGCGACGATTACAGGTGGTCCCTGGACACTGGGACAGGGACCAACAACTAAGGCGATCGCATCAGTGGGCTATTGTCTGAATGGCTTACCCCAGACCAATCCTGGTACCAACCTCTTTCAGCCTTACTATTTTCCCCTCACTATCGGACAGGGTTTGAATCTTCAAGGCTATTTTGATTACCGCCCTAAAGACAGCAATGAAGCCATAGTGGCAGCGTCTTCCAGTGATGGGGGTCTCACCTGGAATTTCCAACAGGAGGTGTTGGAATTGAACCCTGGTCTCTGCCCTTCTTCGGACAATACCACCAATGCGACAACCTACCCATCAAGTAGTACTGATGACGGTCTGTTAAGCGGGAATGATGCGGGTCAGGGACATCCTTTTGTACTCGATATCAATAGAAAGCGTTTTCTTTATACATTAGACCGGACAACGAATAATGTTGATGTCGTCGGACTAGTAATACATCAACTACAACCGACTGCCACACAACCCCTCAACCCAACTCCGCCAACTTTTGATGTCTCAACACCAACTAAACCACTCTCTTCTCCTCAGCCAAAACACACCATCGGATTGCTCAATCCAGACGGGATCATCACTGAAGTTCCAGGGAGTTATCCACGAGTGGTCTTATATCTTCAAAAGCAGAAAAGCGCTGACAATAAGGGTGAAACTGCCCTGACAGCAGAGCAACAATGTGCCGCACCTCCGGTCGGAGCAGACCAAGTAGGAAAAACACCTAACCACGATATTGTGACTCCCCGTTTAGCAAAGACGAAAGACGGCATACACTTCACCGACCTCGGACCTGTGAGTGGTCTGAATGACTCGACCACAGTTTCATGGACAGGGACACGCTATGTCGGTCCTCGTGGCACTTTGATTCAGCTTCCCCATCACCGTTATGGCTTCTTCTTTTCCGGTGGCAACTGCTTGGACGCTGACTCGGATGCATTTCACTACATCGGCTACGCTGAATCTAACGGCGATCTGCACAACTGGAAGGTTATCAATGGCATCAACAATCCGATCGCATCCATCAAGGATATCACCGTAGGCTCCAACGATAGCTCCAATTTTGGTGAACCGATTAATATTCCTGCCAA
It encodes:
- a CDS encoding COG4705 family protein, whose product is MKKILNRVPEVTIYFWIIKVLATTVGETAADFLSATLNLGLGVTSYIMSSVLLIALLNQFKLKRYVPVSFWFVVVLISIVGTLITDRLVDEFGVSLVTTTVIFSISLLVVFALWYSNEKTLAMHSINTAKRELFYWVAVLFTFALGTATGDLLAESLRLGYAQSALIFGASIAIIAIAYYYLRMNAVLAFWLAYILTRPLGASMGDLLSQPIKQGGLGFGTVGTSIIFLSIIVSLVIYLSLKQKKLALQPIDRQD
- a CDS encoding sensor histidine kinase, whose product is MFQKIRYRLLLSYLMVFASLLGIFAIAVRVAFTRSLTEQITDKLAAIGKGAAANVEFEKGRLTIESDFRPQDLIASHQALQWFDIQGNLITQQGKTVLTLPLLPNKMVQVQTGKIPIQAVIVPILKSDNGELVGYVRVSQSLEEFDETLQKLDWGLGGGIIITLVLSSIAGIFLTRQAMQPIEESFERLKQFTADASHELRSPLMAIKINAELALEYPEEIGPKDAEKFQAIASATNQMTRLTEDLLLLARTDKIPNQNRDTLNLTSILENLIQLYKPQAEAKQINLTSQLIGNLQLIGDSVQLTRLFTNLVENALYYTPSGGVVEIKTSRVGSQLYVNVQDTGVGIAPEYIDKVFERFWRADQSRSYWSGGSGLGLAIAQAIAQNHGGLISVTSQLGVGSCFTVRLPTS
- a CDS encoding response regulator transcription factor, whose protein sequence is MRILIVEDDSRIAKPLAEYLRRQHHIVDITTDGLEGWECSQSGLYELILLDLMLPKLDGITLCKRLRAASSNALILMLTARDTTGDKIVGLDAGADDYLVKPFELKELAARIRALARRTSEIRPQILIYGDLQLDPASQHVTYAGNIISLTPKEYMILEYFLRNPNQVFTRSAILDKLWNFDKSSGEGSIKTHITNLRNKLRACGSSEDLIENIYGIGYRLGQK
- a CDS encoding COG4705 family protein, encoding MNKVAKVTIFFWIMKIIATTLGETAGDFISMSLGLGYYIAFAVTFAILAILLFFQIQSDRYRPALYWLAIIATTTAGTEVSDLMDRSLGLGYALGSLILVAGLLSVLAIWYYRDRDLSVYPIIRKDAETTYWLAVVFSNSLGTAFGDFLTSNLGLSYVQGALVTGGVIGVVIALHYVTKLSDILLFWLAFIFTRPFGATFGDFLTKPIKDGGLSLPREYASAIAFILLAVVLFFSVRKEKKVRQPIE
- a CDS encoding PepSY domain-containing protein, whose protein sequence is MKTSTKIILAAAFVGTLGLAGLSRVVFAKQPQSFVAIVRQHHSATQVAEVSDGDGETNDDAQEAAKLQPLAKITAQQAQQAAEASVGGKAKSVKLENEDGNLIYAVEIGQQEVTVDAGNGKVLYAENANQQDEKNEATRPKSSIQVPETSEQEK